A region from the Candidatus Methylomirabilota bacterium genome encodes:
- a CDS encoding DUF2249 domain-containing protein: MADRPQALRRVTAANLVHLDVREDIRRGQEPFARIMATVKALAPEQALVLRAPFEPVPLFAALGKRGFAHWAEQSAPDNWIVWFYHEPSVPAEAVAGARAAASADGDKAVLDVRGLEPPEPMVKILERLDTLRPGQRLVVLHERRPMLLYPQLDERGFLHDTEEAEPGLVRIVIRRPAPPS, translated from the coding sequence CACCTCGACGTTCGGGAGGACATTCGCCGCGGCCAGGAGCCATTCGCCAGGATCATGGCGACCGTCAAGGCGCTGGCTCCGGAGCAGGCGCTCGTCCTGCGCGCGCCCTTCGAGCCCGTGCCGCTCTTTGCCGCGCTCGGCAAGCGCGGCTTCGCTCACTGGGCCGAGCAGAGCGCGCCGGACAACTGGATCGTCTGGTTCTACCACGAGCCCTCTGTGCCGGCGGAGGCGGTCGCAGGCGCCCGCGCCGCCGCGTCCGCCGACGGTGACAAAGCCGTTCTCGACGTGCGCGGGCTCGAGCCACCTGAGCCCATGGTCAAGATCCTGGAGCGGCTCGACACGCTGCGGCCGGGACAGCGCCTCGTCGTGCTCCACGAGCGGCGGCCCATGCTCCTCTACCCGCAGCTCGACGAGCGCGGTTTCCTGCACGACACGGAGGAGGCCGAGCCCGGCCTCGTGCGCATTGTGATCCGCCGCCCCGCGCCGCCGTCATGA
- a CDS encoding iron-sulfur cluster assembly protein, producing the protein MSGPGPSAGSTPSPTLPLSYLVTAVAAFVLACAAVPALAPELAGHYYHPRLTALAHTVTLGWITLGIMGASYQLIPIVLERRVWSERLARWQFWILAVGIAGMVAHFYMGRWPGLLMAAVMVGAGVAMHLVNVALTLRGVKRWTFTARFIAMAYTGLALTVVFGLVLGADRIWKFLPGSFFPTLHAHFHLALLGWVAPMVIGVAARVYPMFLLAPEPSGWPERVQFWGLALGVPAVVTGLLAAPAALLVPGAIAVAAAAAAHLTWVSRMARDRKRPALDWGLRFVLTGSTFLIAAGAMGLALAFNLLSGPRAALAYAVLALGGWVSLTIVGMMLKIIPFLVWYRVYSPLAGRAPVPTLAQLGWPAAERLAYGLLTGGVAALAAALATGHAQLIGAAGAVLAAGALCFAATVASVLHHMAQYGRRPAIAGSSDAPTREQVLQALGGVLDPELGMSVVELGLVYGIEIVNGAVNITMTLTAPGCPVHEIMPGWIRRVVMAVPGVVSVDVRITFDPPWTPDRINQSPGASRTPL; encoded by the coding sequence ATGAGCGGGCCGGGGCCCAGCGCGGGCAGCACGCCGTCGCCGACACTGCCCCTGTCCTATCTCGTGACCGCCGTCGCGGCCTTCGTCCTGGCCTGCGCGGCCGTGCCGGCCCTCGCCCCGGAACTCGCCGGGCACTACTACCACCCGCGCCTCACCGCGCTGGCCCACACGGTGACACTGGGGTGGATCACGCTCGGCATCATGGGCGCCTCGTACCAGCTCATCCCGATCGTGCTCGAACGCCGGGTGTGGAGCGAGCGGCTGGCACGCTGGCAGTTCTGGATCCTGGCGGTCGGCATCGCGGGCATGGTGGCGCACTTCTACATGGGCCGGTGGCCCGGGCTCCTCATGGCTGCCGTCATGGTGGGCGCGGGCGTGGCGATGCACCTCGTCAACGTGGCGCTGACGCTGCGTGGAGTCAAACGTTGGACCTTCACGGCACGTTTCATCGCCATGGCCTACACGGGACTCGCGTTGACCGTCGTCTTCGGGCTCGTCCTGGGCGCGGACAGGATCTGGAAGTTCCTCCCGGGCTCGTTCTTCCCGACGCTCCACGCCCACTTCCACCTGGCGCTCCTGGGCTGGGTGGCACCCATGGTCATCGGCGTCGCGGCGCGGGTCTATCCGATGTTCCTGCTGGCGCCCGAGCCCAGCGGCTGGCCCGAGCGGGTCCAGTTCTGGGGACTGGCGCTCGGCGTGCCCGCGGTCGTCACGGGCCTGCTCGCTGCCCCCGCCGCCCTCCTGGTACCCGGCGCGATCGCGGTCGCCGCGGCGGCGGCGGCGCATCTCACGTGGGTGTCTCGCATGGCCCGTGACCGCAAACGCCCCGCCCTCGACTGGGGCCTCCGCTTCGTGCTGACGGGCTCGACCTTTCTGATCGCGGCCGGGGCCATGGGGCTCGCGTTGGCCTTCAACCTCCTCTCGGGACCGCGCGCCGCGCTGGCCTATGCGGTCCTCGCGCTGGGAGGCTGGGTCTCGCTGACCATCGTGGGGATGATGCTGAAGATCATTCCGTTCCTCGTCTGGTATCGGGTCTACAGCCCCTTGGCGGGCCGCGCCCCCGTGCCGACGCTGGCGCAGCTGGGCTGGCCCGCGGCCGAGAGACTCGCGTACGGGCTCCTCACGGGTGGAGTCGCGGCCCTCGCCGCGGCGCTCGCCACAGGGCATGCGCAGCTCATCGGCGCGGCGGGCGCGGTACTCGCCGCGGGCGCGCTCTGCTTCGCCGCGACGGTCGCCAGCGTGCTCCACCACATGGCCCAGTACGGCCGCCGGCCCGCCATCGCCGGCTCCTCGGATGCGCCGACGCGCGAGCAGGTCCTCCAGGCGCTGGGCGGCGTCCTCGACCCAGAGCTGGGCATGTCGGTCGTCGAGCTCGGCCTCGTCTACGGAATCGAGATCGTCAATGGCGCGGTCAATATCACGATGACGCTGACGGCGCCGGGCTGTCCGGTCCACGAGATCATGCCGGGCTGGATCCGGCGGGTCGTCATGGCTGTGCCCGGCGTCGTGAGCGTGGACGTCCGCATCACCTTCGATCCGCCCTGGACGCCTGACCGCATCAACCAGAGCCCCGGGGCCTCTCGTACGCCCTTATGA
- a CDS encoding universal stress protein yields MSRVRRILHPTDFSRASSAAFARAVSMAKADRAQLLLVHVLASPMPMAGEGYISPEVYDDLETSARRYGQKRLSGLQAKARKAGARTATLLLEGVAHEQIIRAAKSKKADLIVMGTHGRTGIVKFFVGSIASRVVAGASCPVLTVRGR; encoded by the coding sequence ATGAGCCGAGTGCGTCGCATCCTCCACCCAACCGACTTCTCCCGCGCATCGAGCGCCGCCTTCGCGCGCGCCGTCAGCATGGCCAAGGCCGATCGCGCGCAGCTGCTGCTCGTCCACGTGTTGGCGTCGCCTATGCCGATGGCCGGCGAGGGATATATCTCGCCCGAGGTGTACGACGACCTCGAGACCTCGGCGCGCCGGTACGGGCAGAAGCGCTTGAGCGGGCTCCAGGCGAAGGCACGCAAGGCAGGCGCCCGGACCGCCACGCTGCTCCTCGAGGGTGTCGCGCACGAGCAGATCATTCGCGCCGCCAAGTCGAAGAAGGCCGACTTGATCGTCATGGGTACCCATGGACGGACGGGAATCGTAAAGTTCTTTGTCGGCAGCATTGCCTCGCGGGTCGTGGCTGGCGCATCCTGCCCGGTCTTGACGGTGCGCGGCAGGTAG
- a CDS encoding LLM class flavin-dependent oxidoreductase — protein sequence MRFSTQNLLSLREGQSHAQVYANTLDECRLAEELGFHTVWLAEHHFSPYGIAPSLPVLAAAVARETRRVRIGTAVVVAPFAHPVRIAEEWAMVDILSGGRLDFGIGRGYQPAEFRGLAISMEKTRERFDESLELIRRAWTQERCTFEGEFYQVRDLCVLPKPIQKPHPPLWTAAVSPDTYTLAAKRGLKILTSPAFTPFDILRKNYDAYRQAWREAQGTDAGADICLNKIIHVAESSKQARDDLREPIRWFFQTQAGLIADETGVPPEQYKFYRRVRENLLSLSEDKALEQAAIAGDPEEVADKIRQHQEALGIDFMMGAFSRGGLAHDKVRRSLKLFAEKVMPRFA from the coding sequence ATGCGATTCTCGACCCAGAACCTTCTGTCTCTCCGCGAAGGCCAGAGCCACGCGCAGGTCTACGCGAATACGCTCGACGAGTGCCGCCTGGCCGAGGAGCTGGGCTTCCACACGGTGTGGCTCGCCGAGCACCACTTCTCCCCGTACGGCATCGCGCCGTCGCTGCCGGTGCTGGCGGCGGCCGTGGCGCGCGAGACCCGCCGCGTGCGGATCGGCACGGCCGTCGTCGTTGCGCCCTTCGCCCACCCGGTGCGCATCGCGGAAGAGTGGGCGATGGTGGACATTCTTTCTGGCGGACGGCTCGACTTCGGCATCGGGCGCGGGTACCAGCCCGCCGAGTTCCGCGGGCTCGCCATCTCGATGGAGAAAACGCGCGAGCGCTTCGACGAGAGCCTGGAGCTGATCCGCCGCGCGTGGACCCAAGAGCGCTGCACCTTCGAGGGCGAGTTCTACCAGGTGCGCGATCTCTGCGTCCTGCCGAAGCCCATCCAGAAACCTCACCCGCCGCTCTGGACCGCCGCCGTCTCCCCTGACACCTACACGCTGGCCGCGAAGCGCGGGCTCAAGATCCTGACCTCGCCCGCCTTCACGCCCTTCGACATCCTGCGCAAGAACTACGACGCCTACCGGCAGGCGTGGCGCGAGGCGCAGGGCACGGATGCGGGCGCGGACATCTGCCTCAACAAGATCATCCACGTGGCGGAGTCGTCGAAGCAGGCGCGCGACGACCTGCGCGAGCCGATCCGCTGGTTCTTCCAGACGCAGGCGGGGCTCATCGCCGACGAGACGGGTGTGCCGCCCGAGCAGTACAAGTTCTACCGCCGCGTGCGGGAGAACCTCCTCTCGCTGAGCGAAGACAAGGCGCTCGAGCAGGCCGCCATCGCCGGCGACCCGGAGGAGGTCGCCGACAAGATCCGCCAGCACCAGGAGGCGCTCGGCATCGACTTCATGATGGGCGCCTTCTCGCGCGGCGGCCTCGCCCACGACAAGGTCCGCCGGTCTTTGAAGCTCTTCGCCGAAAAAGTAATGCCCCGCTTCGCCTAG
- a CDS encoding alpha/beta hydrolase produces the protein MPAVFVHGVPDTQQVWNAVNSGLDRKDVVTLSLPGFGCPLPAGFSATKEAYVEWVLGQLAALQEPIDLVDHDWGGLLVVRAMSVRPDAVRSWVAGGAPLDREYLWHQAAKEWQTPGVGEKVMAGLTAEALGAALVAAGVPGADAAETAAHVDPTMKQCILKLYRSAVHAGEEWEDDLKRVSAPGLVLWGEKDPYAAVEFGARLAQKTRARFVFFPACSHWWQLERPAEVAAELERFWAAV, from the coding sequence ATGCCCGCAGTCTTCGTCCATGGTGTCCCTGATACGCAGCAGGTATGGAACGCGGTGAACTCGGGCTTGGACCGGAAAGATGTCGTGACGTTGTCGCTGCCGGGGTTCGGTTGTCCGCTGCCGGCGGGTTTCAGCGCGACCAAGGAGGCGTACGTGGAGTGGGTTCTCGGCCAGCTCGCGGCGCTCCAGGAGCCGATCGATCTCGTCGACCACGATTGGGGCGGGCTCCTGGTGGTGCGCGCCATGTCAGTTCGGCCGGATGCGGTGCGGAGCTGGGTCGCGGGAGGCGCGCCGCTCGATCGGGAGTACCTGTGGCACCAGGCGGCGAAGGAGTGGCAGACGCCCGGGGTGGGGGAGAAGGTGATGGCGGGCCTGACGGCGGAGGCTTTGGGAGCGGCGCTCGTCGCGGCGGGTGTCCCGGGTGCGGACGCGGCCGAGACAGCGGCGCACGTTGATCCCACCATGAAGCAATGCATCCTCAAGCTCTACCGGTCGGCTGTCCATGCCGGAGAGGAGTGGGAGGATGATCTCAAGCGCGTCTCGGCGCCGGGGCTGGTGCTGTGGGGCGAGAAGGACCCGTACGCGGCGGTGGAGTTTGGCGCGCGGCTAGCCCAGAAGACTCGCGCGCGGTTTGTATTCTTCCCCGCGTGCTCGCACTGGTGGCAACTTGAGCGGCCTGCTGAGGTGGCGGCTGAGTTGGAGCGGTTCTGGGCGGCGGTCTAG
- a CDS encoding addiction module protein — translation MRPIVSRRARHVPFKDILTLSVADRLKLLGEIWDSLAATPEAIRVTDAQRKELARRRRAHARNPSAAKSWEEVRAKLERRK, via the coding sequence CTGCGACCGATCGTAAGTCGACGAGCGCGTCATGTACCTTTTAAGGACATTCTGACGCTCAGCGTGGCCGACCGGCTGAAATTGCTCGGGGAGATCTGGGACAGCCTCGCTGCCACGCCTGAGGCAATCCGCGTGACCGACGCACAGCGCAAGGAGCTCGCGAGGCGTCGCCGTGCGCACGCGCGTAATCCCTCGGCTGCAAAATCGTGGGAAGAGGTACGGGCCAAGCTCGAGCGCCGGAAGTAA
- a CDS encoding type II toxin-antitoxin system HicB family antitoxin has translation MKYKIALLKTDEGYSVSVPGLPGCWSEGTTEEEALQNIQDAIQEYLAVRDELLEGTVVREVEITP, from the coding sequence ATGAAGTACAAGATCGCGCTGCTCAAGACCGATGAGGGATACAGCGTTTCGGTCCCGGGGTTGCCGGGCTGTTGGTCAGAAGGTACCACCGAAGAAGAAGCCCTCCAGAACATTCAGGACGCCATTCAGGAATACCTTGCCGTTCGAGATGAGCTTCTTGAGGGCACAGTCGTCCGAGAAGTTGAGATCACCCCGTAG
- a CDS encoding Uma2 family endonuclease — MPTRALLTYSDYAALPDDGRRYELHRGELSEIPTPGTRHQRTLVALGSRLYKHARAQGLGEVFIAPTDCILSNVTVVQPDILYIATDRLAIISERAIEAAPTLVVEVLLPSTAHLDRDRKMKLYAEHGVPHYWIVDPENRSVEAYTLTGAMYVLAAHLTSEPAALPPFSDLTLDPALIWF; from the coding sequence ATGCCGACGCGAGCTCTCCTGACCTACAGCGACTATGCGGCCCTTCCCGACGACGGGCGGCGCTACGAGTTGCATCGGGGAGAGCTGTCGGAGATACCGACGCCGGGCACGCGACATCAGCGAACCCTCGTTGCCCTCGGCTCGCGTCTCTATAAGCACGCGAGGGCGCAGGGCCTCGGCGAAGTCTTCATCGCCCCGACGGACTGCATCCTGAGCAACGTAACGGTGGTCCAGCCGGACATCCTCTACATCGCCACCGACCGGCTGGCGATCATCAGCGAGCGCGCCATCGAGGCGGCACCGACCCTCGTGGTCGAGGTGCTCTTGCCATCCACCGCCCATCTGGATCGCGATCGGAAGATGAAGCTGTACGCGGAGCACGGCGTGCCCCACTACTGGATCGTGGATCCAGAGAACCGTTCCGTGGAGGCCTACACGCTCACCGGGGCGATGTACGTGCTCGCGGCTCACCTGACCAGCGAGCCGGCCGCGCTGCCGCCGTTCAGCGACCTGACGCTCGACCCTGCATTAATCTGGTTCTAA